A genome region from Mugil cephalus isolate CIBA_MC_2020 chromosome 13, CIBA_Mcephalus_1.1, whole genome shotgun sequence includes the following:
- the fhip2a gene encoding protein FAM160B1 → MFSKFTSILQHAVEALAPSLPLQEDFVYHWKAITHYYIETSDDKAPVTDTNIPSHLEQMLDILTQEEGERESGETGPCMEYLLHHKILETLYTLGKADCPPGMKQQVLTFYTKLLAHIRQPLLPHINVHRPVQKLIRLCGEVLAAPTENEEIQFLCIVCAKLKQDPYLVNFFLENKAKRPEIKSPVETEGVKENALAPDTGQSPADQQAGHREEPQAAAAADAAASATSSPTSNNNNSNNYNLVTSLLNLTKSPDGRIVVKACEGLMLLVSLPEPAAAKCLTENTELCELLTDRLVAFYKALPQSMDPLDIETVESVNWGLDVYNLKEDAAVFTGKRALISFLSWLDYCDQLIKEAQKSAAVVMAKAVRERFFVSVMEPQLMQTSEVGILTSTALLNRIIRQVTSEALLQEMVYFLLGEDKEAETPATMAQNPLRHRLIEHCDHLSDEISIMTLRLFEQLIQKPNQHILHSLALRSLEERNYLENKPQEEREPLENGQPHDAVDLEEDPLFGDEPSTEHRLSGSDWFSASPPQSPDHCKSDGKTEVHKIVNSFLCLVPDEAKSSYHVEGTGYDTYLRDAHRQFRDYCGVCQRWDWRGNPKPLEKCNLDAPFFEGHFLKVLFDRMGRILDQPYDVNLQVTAVLSKLSLLPHPHLHEYLLDPYINLAPGCRSLFSVIVRVVGDLMLRIHRIPDFTPKLLLVRKRLLGLEPEGINIDHVTLLEGVIVLEEFCKELAAIAFVKYHAAASSSPSP, encoded by the exons ATGTTCTCCAAATTTACGTCCATTCTCCAGCACGCTGTGGAAGCG cttGCGCCATCGCTGCCCTTACAGGAGGACTTTGTATATCACTGGAAGGCTATCACACATTATTACATTGAGACTTCTG ATGACAAAGCCCCAGTCACAGACACCAACATCCCATCCCACCTGGAACAGATGCTGGACATTCTGACTCAGGAGGAAGGGGAAAGGGAGTCTGGAGAGACGGGACCCTGCATGGAGTATCTCCTGCACCACAAGATCCTGGAGACTCTCTACACCTTGGGCAAGGCAGAT TGTCCTCCGGGGATGAAGCAGCAGGTGCTAACCTTCTACACGAAGCTTCTGGCGCACATTCGTCAGCCCCTTCTGCCGCACATCAACGTCCACAGACCTGTACAA AAACTAATCCGTCTATGTGGGGAGGTGCTGGCTGCTCCTACAGAAAATGAAGAGATCCAGTTCCTCTGCATAGTTTGTGCCAAGCTGAAGCAGGACCCGTACCTTGTCAACTTCTTCCTTGAG AACAAAGCAAAGAGACCTGAAATAAAGAGTCCTGTGGAAACAGAGGGGGTGAAGGAGAACGCTTTGGCTCCGGACACTGGTCAGTCTCCTGCAGATCAACAGGCTGGCCACCGAGAGGAGCCACAGGCTGCCGCCGCTGCCGACGCCGCCGCTTCTGCCACCTCTAGTCCAacaagtaacaacaacaacagcaacaattaCAATCTGGTCACATCCCTGCTCAACCTCACAAAGAGTCCT GATGGCAGGATAGTGGTGAAGGCATGTGAGggtctgatgctgctggtcAGTTTACCGGAGCCCGCTGCTGCCAAGTGTTTAACCGAAAACACTGAGCTCTGTGAGCTTCTGACCGACAGGCTGGTCGCCTTCTACAAAGCCCTGCCACAGTCCATGGACCCCTTGGACATTGAGACAGTAGAGTCGGTCAACTGGGG TCTCGATGTTTATAACCTGAAGGAGGACGCCGCTGTCTTCACAGGGAAGAGAGCTCTCATCTCCTTCCTGTCGTGGCTAGATTACTGCGACCAGCTCATCAAGGAGGCTCAGAAA TCGGCAGCTGTAGTTATGGCAAAAGCCGTGAGAGAAAGattctttgtgtctgtgatgGAACCGCAGCTCATGCAGAC ATCCGAGGTGGGCATCCTGACCTCCACGGCCCTGCTGAACAGGATAATCAGGCAGGTGACATCGGAGGCTCTGCTGCAGGAGATGGTTTACTTCCTCCTGggagaagacaaagaggctGAGACTCCGGCTACGATGGCTCAGAATCCACTGAGACACAGACTCATCGAGCACTGTGATCACCTGTCTGATGAG ATCAGCATCATGACGCTGCGGCTGTTTGAGCAGCTTATCCAGAAGCCCAACCAGCACATCCTCCACAGCCTGGCGCTGCGCAGCCTGGAGGAGAGGAACTACCTGGAGAACAAGCCGCAGGAGGAGCGGGAGCCCCTGGAGAACGGGCAGCCGCACGATGCAGT AGACCTCGAGGAGGACCCTCTGTTCGGCGACGAACCCTCCACAGAACACAGGCTGTCTGGCTCCGACTGGTTCAGTGCGTCTCCGCCGCAGAGTCCCGACCACTGCAAGTCTGACGGGAAGACAGAAGTCCACAAAATTGTCAACAG tttcctgtgtttggtGCCCGATGAGGCCAAGTCGTCGTATCACGTTGAAGGCACAGGCTATGACACCTACCTcagagacgcacacagacag TTCAGGGACTACTGTGGCGTCTGCCAGCGGTGGGACTGGAGAGGGAATCCAAAGCCTTTGGAGAAATGTAACTTGGACGCCCCGTTCTTTGAGGGCCACTTCCTCAAGGTCCTTTTCGACAGGATGGGACGCATCTTGGATCAG CCGTACGACGTCAACCTGCAGGTGACCGCCGTGCTGTCCAAGCTGTCTCTGTTACCACATCCCCACCTGCACGAGTACCTGCTGGACCCCTATATTAACCTGGCCCCTGGCTGCAGGTCCCTGTTCTCCGTCATCGTCAGG GTGGTCGGAGATCTCATGTTGAGGATTCACCGCATCCCGGACTTCACACCCAAGCTGCTGCTCGTGAGGAAGAGATTACTAGGCCTGGAGCCCGAAGGCATCAA CATCGACCACGTGACTCTGCTGGAGGGCGTGATAGTGCTGGAGGAGTTCTGCAAAGAGCTGGCAGCCATCGCCTTCGTCAAATACCACGCAGCTGCCTCATCCTCGCCCTCGCCCTAA